The Zingiber officinale cultivar Zhangliang chromosome 10A, Zo_v1.1, whole genome shotgun sequence genome contains a region encoding:
- the LOC122026391 gene encoding probable ribosomal RNA small subunit methyltransferase B isoform X4: protein MEGASVSSLCSHFLSSALSKIPYPQKAHPPFSGPFHGSIPIARISTYFPVGSPGPRKKSNDNTVNTEISPHRAGIVSAVRLLRIDQGGAFADLLNEKGRNSAKNEMGYVERTLGFRTRDLDDRDIRLVTEIVGGTVRWRRYLDHLIMSLCKEEGMFRSMEPLLLQVLRIGFYEIIKLEMPPYAVVDENVKLAKRALRPGAGNLVNGILRKLLSLKDTDSLPLPKVVGDDRSQARALAIIHSHPVVPFELSTYLKDFVRLQTGMQTVIQSGLLKEGICSVQDESAGLVVSVVDPQPGDTIIDCCAAPGGKTLFMASRLRGQGMILAIDINKGRLRILKETSRLHNVHNVVTTTNADLRLYAEMHNIQFDKVLLDVPCSGLGVLSKRADLRWNRRFEDFEQLKNLQDELLNAASMLVKPGGVLVYSTCSIDHHENEGRVAAFLLRHPEFAVNSVDGYVPPEFVSEEGYYFSNPVKHCIDGSFAARLVKTSSYTS from the exons ATGGAGGGGGCTTCAGTTTCCTCTTTATGCTCCCACTTCCTCTCTTCTGCTCTTTCTAAGATCCCCTACCCTCAAAAGGCTCATCCTCCCTTCTCTGGCCCTTTTCACGGATCAATTCCCATTGCTCGGATCTCCACCTACTTCCcag TAGGTTCTCCGGGTCCAAGAAAGAAGAGCAATGATAATACGGTTAATACTGAGATTTCGCCTCACCGAGCGG GAATAGTATCTGCGGTGAGATTGTTGAGGATCGACCAGGGAGGGGCGTTTGCGGATTTGTTGAACGAGAAGGGGAGGAATTCAGCAAAGAATGAGATGGGTTACGTCGAGAGGACGCTTGGTTTTCGCACGAGAGATTTGGATGATAGAGATATTAGACTG GTGACTGAGATTGTTGGAGGAACTGTACGCTGGAGACGCTACCTTGACCATCTCATCATGTCTCTTTGCAAGGAGGAGGGCATGTTTAGAAGCATGGAGCCACTGCTTTTGCAA GTACTTCGAATTGGGTTTTATGAGATTATCAAGCTAGAAATGCCCCCATATGCTGTTGTTGATGAG AATGTCAAACTTGCAAAAAGGGCTTTAAGGCCTGGAGCAGGAAATTTGGTTAATGGAATTTTGCGGAAGCTGCTTTCACTGAAG GATACAGATTCGCTTCCCTTGCCAAAGGTAGTCGGTGATGATCGTTCACAAGCACGTGCTCTTGCCATTATACATTCCCACCCAGTG GTTCCATTTGAACTTTCAACATATTTAAAGGATTTTGTTCGACTTCAAACTGGGATGCAG ACTGTAATACAATCTGGACTACTAAAAGAAGGTATATGTTCAGTTCAGGATGAAAGCGCAG GTCTAGTTGTGTCAGTTGTGGACCCGCAACCAGGAGATACCATCATTGATTGTTGCGCTGCCCCTGGTGGAAAGACACTCTTTATGGCATCACGTTTGAGAGGCCAAG GTATGATATTGGCAATAGACATAAACAAAGGACGCTTAAGAATTCTTAAGGAAACATCCAGGTTACATAATGTCCATAATGTGGTGACTACAACCAATGCGGACCTTCGTTTATATGCC GAAATGCATAATATTCAGTTTGACAAAGTCTTGTTAGATGTTCCTTGCTCAGGACTGGGTGTCCTCTCCAAG CGGGCAGATTTGCGCTGGAATAGACGGTTTGAAGATTTTGAGCAATTGAAGAATTTGCAAGATGAGCTCCTCAATGCAGCTTCCAT GTTGGTAAAGCCCGGCGGTGTGCTTGTGTATAGTACTTGCTCCATTGATCATCATGAAAATGAGGGGAGGGTGGCAGCATTTCTTCTGAGGCATCCg GAATTTGCTGTCAATTCTGTAGATGGATACGTTCCCCCTGAGTTTGTTTCAGAGGAAGGCTATTATTTCTCAAACCCGGTGAAGCATTGTATCGATGGTTCCTTTGCAGCTCGGTTGGTCAAAACCTCAAGTTATACAAGCTAA
- the LOC122026391 gene encoding probable ribosomal RNA small subunit methyltransferase B isoform X3, with translation MEGASVSSLCSHFLSSALSKIPYPQKAHPPFSGPFHGSIPIARISTYFPVGSPGPRKKSNDNTVNTEISPHRAVSAVRLLRIDQGGAFADLLNEKGRNSAKNEMGYVERTLGFRTRDLDDRDIRLVTEIVGGTVRWRRYLDHLIMSLCKEEGMFRSMEPLLLQVLRIGFYEIIKLEMPPYAVVDENVKLAKRALRPGAGNLVNGILRKLLSLKDTDSLPLPKVVGDDRSQARALAIIHSHPVWMVRRWINLWGVEESVKLMNWNNSNPYFGLRVNTAKGYTRIDLANQLKSLKVPFELSTYLKDFVRLQTGMQTVIQSGLLKEGICSVQDESAGLVVSVVDPQPGDTIIDCCAAPGGKTLFMASRLRGQGMILAIDINKGRLRILKETSRLHNVHNVVTTTNADLRLYAEMHNIQFDKVLLDVPCSGLGVLSKRADLRWNRRFEDFEQLKNLQDELLNAASMLVKPGGVLVYSTCSIDHHENEGRVAAFLLRHPEFAVNSVDGYVPPEFVSEEGYYFSNPVKHCIDGSFAARLVKTSSYTS, from the exons ATGGAGGGGGCTTCAGTTTCCTCTTTATGCTCCCACTTCCTCTCTTCTGCTCTTTCTAAGATCCCCTACCCTCAAAAGGCTCATCCTCCCTTCTCTGGCCCTTTTCACGGATCAATTCCCATTGCTCGGATCTCCACCTACTTCCcag TAGGTTCTCCGGGTCCAAGAAAGAAGAGCAATGATAATACGGTTAATACTGAGATTTCGCCTCACCGAGCGG TATCTGCGGTGAGATTGTTGAGGATCGACCAGGGAGGGGCGTTTGCGGATTTGTTGAACGAGAAGGGGAGGAATTCAGCAAAGAATGAGATGGGTTACGTCGAGAGGACGCTTGGTTTTCGCACGAGAGATTTGGATGATAGAGATATTAGACTG GTGACTGAGATTGTTGGAGGAACTGTACGCTGGAGACGCTACCTTGACCATCTCATCATGTCTCTTTGCAAGGAGGAGGGCATGTTTAGAAGCATGGAGCCACTGCTTTTGCAA GTACTTCGAATTGGGTTTTATGAGATTATCAAGCTAGAAATGCCCCCATATGCTGTTGTTGATGAG AATGTCAAACTTGCAAAAAGGGCTTTAAGGCCTGGAGCAGGAAATTTGGTTAATGGAATTTTGCGGAAGCTGCTTTCACTGAAG GATACAGATTCGCTTCCCTTGCCAAAGGTAGTCGGTGATGATCGTTCACAAGCACGTGCTCTTGCCATTATACATTCCCACCCAGTG TGGATGGTGAGAAGATGGATAAACTTGTGGGGGGTCGAGGAATCTGTGAAACTAATGAATTGGAATAACAGTAATCCTTATTTTGGACTAAG GGTTAACACTGCCAAAGGTTACACAAGAATTGACCTTGCTAATCAATTGAAATCCTTGAAG GTTCCATTTGAACTTTCAACATATTTAAAGGATTTTGTTCGACTTCAAACTGGGATGCAG ACTGTAATACAATCTGGACTACTAAAAGAAGGTATATGTTCAGTTCAGGATGAAAGCGCAG GTCTAGTTGTGTCAGTTGTGGACCCGCAACCAGGAGATACCATCATTGATTGTTGCGCTGCCCCTGGTGGAAAGACACTCTTTATGGCATCACGTTTGAGAGGCCAAG GTATGATATTGGCAATAGACATAAACAAAGGACGCTTAAGAATTCTTAAGGAAACATCCAGGTTACATAATGTCCATAATGTGGTGACTACAACCAATGCGGACCTTCGTTTATATGCC GAAATGCATAATATTCAGTTTGACAAAGTCTTGTTAGATGTTCCTTGCTCAGGACTGGGTGTCCTCTCCAAG CGGGCAGATTTGCGCTGGAATAGACGGTTTGAAGATTTTGAGCAATTGAAGAATTTGCAAGATGAGCTCCTCAATGCAGCTTCCAT GTTGGTAAAGCCCGGCGGTGTGCTTGTGTATAGTACTTGCTCCATTGATCATCATGAAAATGAGGGGAGGGTGGCAGCATTTCTTCTGAGGCATCCg GAATTTGCTGTCAATTCTGTAGATGGATACGTTCCCCCTGAGTTTGTTTCAGAGGAAGGCTATTATTTCTCAAACCCGGTGAAGCATTGTATCGATGGTTCCTTTGCAGCTCGGTTGGTCAAAACCTCAAGTTATACAAGCTAA
- the LOC122026391 gene encoding probable ribosomal RNA small subunit methyltransferase B isoform X1: MEGASVSSLCSHFLSSALSKIPYPQKAHPPFSGPFHGSIPIARISTYFPVGSPGPRKKSNDNTVNTEISPHRAGIVSAVRLLRIDQGGAFADLLNEKGRNSAKNEMGYVERTLGFRTRDLDDRDIRLVTEIVGGTVRWRRYLDHLIMSLCKEEGMFRSMEPLLLQVLRIGFYEIIKLEMPPYAVVDENVKLAKRALRPGAGNLVNGILRKLLSLKDTDSLPLPKVVGDDRSQARALAIIHSHPVWMVRRWINLWGVEESVKLMNWNNSNPYFGLRVNTAKGYTRIDLANQLKSLKVPFELSTYLKDFVRLQTGMQTVIQSGLLKEGICSVQDESAGLVVSVVDPQPGDTIIDCCAAPGGKTLFMASRLRGQGMILAIDINKGRLRILKETSRLHNVHNVVTTTNADLRLYAEMHNIQFDKVLLDVPCSGLGVLSKRADLRWNRRFEDFEQLKNLQDELLNAASMLVKPGGVLVYSTCSIDHHENEGRVAAFLLRHPEFAVNSVDGYVPPEFVSEEGYYFSNPVKHCIDGSFAARLVKTSSYTS, encoded by the exons ATGGAGGGGGCTTCAGTTTCCTCTTTATGCTCCCACTTCCTCTCTTCTGCTCTTTCTAAGATCCCCTACCCTCAAAAGGCTCATCCTCCCTTCTCTGGCCCTTTTCACGGATCAATTCCCATTGCTCGGATCTCCACCTACTTCCcag TAGGTTCTCCGGGTCCAAGAAAGAAGAGCAATGATAATACGGTTAATACTGAGATTTCGCCTCACCGAGCGG GAATAGTATCTGCGGTGAGATTGTTGAGGATCGACCAGGGAGGGGCGTTTGCGGATTTGTTGAACGAGAAGGGGAGGAATTCAGCAAAGAATGAGATGGGTTACGTCGAGAGGACGCTTGGTTTTCGCACGAGAGATTTGGATGATAGAGATATTAGACTG GTGACTGAGATTGTTGGAGGAACTGTACGCTGGAGACGCTACCTTGACCATCTCATCATGTCTCTTTGCAAGGAGGAGGGCATGTTTAGAAGCATGGAGCCACTGCTTTTGCAA GTACTTCGAATTGGGTTTTATGAGATTATCAAGCTAGAAATGCCCCCATATGCTGTTGTTGATGAG AATGTCAAACTTGCAAAAAGGGCTTTAAGGCCTGGAGCAGGAAATTTGGTTAATGGAATTTTGCGGAAGCTGCTTTCACTGAAG GATACAGATTCGCTTCCCTTGCCAAAGGTAGTCGGTGATGATCGTTCACAAGCACGTGCTCTTGCCATTATACATTCCCACCCAGTG TGGATGGTGAGAAGATGGATAAACTTGTGGGGGGTCGAGGAATCTGTGAAACTAATGAATTGGAATAACAGTAATCCTTATTTTGGACTAAG GGTTAACACTGCCAAAGGTTACACAAGAATTGACCTTGCTAATCAATTGAAATCCTTGAAG GTTCCATTTGAACTTTCAACATATTTAAAGGATTTTGTTCGACTTCAAACTGGGATGCAG ACTGTAATACAATCTGGACTACTAAAAGAAGGTATATGTTCAGTTCAGGATGAAAGCGCAG GTCTAGTTGTGTCAGTTGTGGACCCGCAACCAGGAGATACCATCATTGATTGTTGCGCTGCCCCTGGTGGAAAGACACTCTTTATGGCATCACGTTTGAGAGGCCAAG GTATGATATTGGCAATAGACATAAACAAAGGACGCTTAAGAATTCTTAAGGAAACATCCAGGTTACATAATGTCCATAATGTGGTGACTACAACCAATGCGGACCTTCGTTTATATGCC GAAATGCATAATATTCAGTTTGACAAAGTCTTGTTAGATGTTCCTTGCTCAGGACTGGGTGTCCTCTCCAAG CGGGCAGATTTGCGCTGGAATAGACGGTTTGAAGATTTTGAGCAATTGAAGAATTTGCAAGATGAGCTCCTCAATGCAGCTTCCAT GTTGGTAAAGCCCGGCGGTGTGCTTGTGTATAGTACTTGCTCCATTGATCATCATGAAAATGAGGGGAGGGTGGCAGCATTTCTTCTGAGGCATCCg GAATTTGCTGTCAATTCTGTAGATGGATACGTTCCCCCTGAGTTTGTTTCAGAGGAAGGCTATTATTTCTCAAACCCGGTGAAGCATTGTATCGATGGTTCCTTTGCAGCTCGGTTGGTCAAAACCTCAAGTTATACAAGCTAA
- the LOC122026391 gene encoding probable ribosomal RNA small subunit methyltransferase B isoform X5, which yields MEGASVSSLCSHFLSSALSKIPYPQKAHPPFSGPFHGSIPIARISTYFPVGSPGPRKKSNDNTVNTEISPHRAGIVSAVRLLRIDQGGAFADLLNEKGRNSAKNEMGYVERTLGFRTRDLDDRDIRLVTEIVGGTVRWRRYLDHLIMSLCKEEGMFRSMEPLLLQVLRIGFYEIIKLEMPPYAVVDENVKLAKRALRPGAGNLVNGILRKLLSLKDTDSLPLPKVVGDDRSQARALAIIHSHPVWMVRRWINLWGVEESVKLMNWNNSNPYFGLRVNTAKGYTRIDLANQLKSLKVPFELSTYLKDFVRLQTGMQTVIQSGLLKEGICSVQDESAGLVVSVVDPQPGDTIIDCCAAPGGKTLFMASRLRGQGMILAIDINKGRLRILKETSRLHNVHNVVTTTNADLRLYASSSKILVSNSCGGSKSVHKLCGSGNKECVH from the exons ATGGAGGGGGCTTCAGTTTCCTCTTTATGCTCCCACTTCCTCTCTTCTGCTCTTTCTAAGATCCCCTACCCTCAAAAGGCTCATCCTCCCTTCTCTGGCCCTTTTCACGGATCAATTCCCATTGCTCGGATCTCCACCTACTTCCcag TAGGTTCTCCGGGTCCAAGAAAGAAGAGCAATGATAATACGGTTAATACTGAGATTTCGCCTCACCGAGCGG GAATAGTATCTGCGGTGAGATTGTTGAGGATCGACCAGGGAGGGGCGTTTGCGGATTTGTTGAACGAGAAGGGGAGGAATTCAGCAAAGAATGAGATGGGTTACGTCGAGAGGACGCTTGGTTTTCGCACGAGAGATTTGGATGATAGAGATATTAGACTG GTGACTGAGATTGTTGGAGGAACTGTACGCTGGAGACGCTACCTTGACCATCTCATCATGTCTCTTTGCAAGGAGGAGGGCATGTTTAGAAGCATGGAGCCACTGCTTTTGCAA GTACTTCGAATTGGGTTTTATGAGATTATCAAGCTAGAAATGCCCCCATATGCTGTTGTTGATGAG AATGTCAAACTTGCAAAAAGGGCTTTAAGGCCTGGAGCAGGAAATTTGGTTAATGGAATTTTGCGGAAGCTGCTTTCACTGAAG GATACAGATTCGCTTCCCTTGCCAAAGGTAGTCGGTGATGATCGTTCACAAGCACGTGCTCTTGCCATTATACATTCCCACCCAGTG TGGATGGTGAGAAGATGGATAAACTTGTGGGGGGTCGAGGAATCTGTGAAACTAATGAATTGGAATAACAGTAATCCTTATTTTGGACTAAG GGTTAACACTGCCAAAGGTTACACAAGAATTGACCTTGCTAATCAATTGAAATCCTTGAAG GTTCCATTTGAACTTTCAACATATTTAAAGGATTTTGTTCGACTTCAAACTGGGATGCAG ACTGTAATACAATCTGGACTACTAAAAGAAGGTATATGTTCAGTTCAGGATGAAAGCGCAG GTCTAGTTGTGTCAGTTGTGGACCCGCAACCAGGAGATACCATCATTGATTGTTGCGCTGCCCCTGGTGGAAAGACACTCTTTATGGCATCACGTTTGAGAGGCCAAG GTATGATATTGGCAATAGACATAAACAAAGGACGCTTAAGAATTCTTAAGGAAACATCCAGGTTACATAATGTCCATAATGTGGTGACTACAACCAATGCGGACCTTCGTTTATATGCC AGCTCTTCTAAAATCCTTGTGAGCAATTCCTGTGGAGGAAGCAAGTCAGTGCACAAGCTGTGTGGTTCTGGCAATAAAGAATGTGTGCATTAG
- the LOC122026391 gene encoding probable ribosomal RNA small subunit methyltransferase B isoform X2 — MEGASVSSLCSHFLSSALSKIPYPQKAHPPFSGPFHGSIPIARISTYFPGSPGPRKKSNDNTVNTEISPHRAGIVSAVRLLRIDQGGAFADLLNEKGRNSAKNEMGYVERTLGFRTRDLDDRDIRLVTEIVGGTVRWRRYLDHLIMSLCKEEGMFRSMEPLLLQVLRIGFYEIIKLEMPPYAVVDENVKLAKRALRPGAGNLVNGILRKLLSLKDTDSLPLPKVVGDDRSQARALAIIHSHPVWMVRRWINLWGVEESVKLMNWNNSNPYFGLRVNTAKGYTRIDLANQLKSLKVPFELSTYLKDFVRLQTGMQTVIQSGLLKEGICSVQDESAGLVVSVVDPQPGDTIIDCCAAPGGKTLFMASRLRGQGMILAIDINKGRLRILKETSRLHNVHNVVTTTNADLRLYAEMHNIQFDKVLLDVPCSGLGVLSKRADLRWNRRFEDFEQLKNLQDELLNAASMLVKPGGVLVYSTCSIDHHENEGRVAAFLLRHPEFAVNSVDGYVPPEFVSEEGYYFSNPVKHCIDGSFAARLVKTSSYTS; from the exons ATGGAGGGGGCTTCAGTTTCCTCTTTATGCTCCCACTTCCTCTCTTCTGCTCTTTCTAAGATCCCCTACCCTCAAAAGGCTCATCCTCCCTTCTCTGGCCCTTTTCACGGATCAATTCCCATTGCTCGGATCTCCACCTACTTCCcag GTTCTCCGGGTCCAAGAAAGAAGAGCAATGATAATACGGTTAATACTGAGATTTCGCCTCACCGAGCGG GAATAGTATCTGCGGTGAGATTGTTGAGGATCGACCAGGGAGGGGCGTTTGCGGATTTGTTGAACGAGAAGGGGAGGAATTCAGCAAAGAATGAGATGGGTTACGTCGAGAGGACGCTTGGTTTTCGCACGAGAGATTTGGATGATAGAGATATTAGACTG GTGACTGAGATTGTTGGAGGAACTGTACGCTGGAGACGCTACCTTGACCATCTCATCATGTCTCTTTGCAAGGAGGAGGGCATGTTTAGAAGCATGGAGCCACTGCTTTTGCAA GTACTTCGAATTGGGTTTTATGAGATTATCAAGCTAGAAATGCCCCCATATGCTGTTGTTGATGAG AATGTCAAACTTGCAAAAAGGGCTTTAAGGCCTGGAGCAGGAAATTTGGTTAATGGAATTTTGCGGAAGCTGCTTTCACTGAAG GATACAGATTCGCTTCCCTTGCCAAAGGTAGTCGGTGATGATCGTTCACAAGCACGTGCTCTTGCCATTATACATTCCCACCCAGTG TGGATGGTGAGAAGATGGATAAACTTGTGGGGGGTCGAGGAATCTGTGAAACTAATGAATTGGAATAACAGTAATCCTTATTTTGGACTAAG GGTTAACACTGCCAAAGGTTACACAAGAATTGACCTTGCTAATCAATTGAAATCCTTGAAG GTTCCATTTGAACTTTCAACATATTTAAAGGATTTTGTTCGACTTCAAACTGGGATGCAG ACTGTAATACAATCTGGACTACTAAAAGAAGGTATATGTTCAGTTCAGGATGAAAGCGCAG GTCTAGTTGTGTCAGTTGTGGACCCGCAACCAGGAGATACCATCATTGATTGTTGCGCTGCCCCTGGTGGAAAGACACTCTTTATGGCATCACGTTTGAGAGGCCAAG GTATGATATTGGCAATAGACATAAACAAAGGACGCTTAAGAATTCTTAAGGAAACATCCAGGTTACATAATGTCCATAATGTGGTGACTACAACCAATGCGGACCTTCGTTTATATGCC GAAATGCATAATATTCAGTTTGACAAAGTCTTGTTAGATGTTCCTTGCTCAGGACTGGGTGTCCTCTCCAAG CGGGCAGATTTGCGCTGGAATAGACGGTTTGAAGATTTTGAGCAATTGAAGAATTTGCAAGATGAGCTCCTCAATGCAGCTTCCAT GTTGGTAAAGCCCGGCGGTGTGCTTGTGTATAGTACTTGCTCCATTGATCATCATGAAAATGAGGGGAGGGTGGCAGCATTTCTTCTGAGGCATCCg GAATTTGCTGTCAATTCTGTAGATGGATACGTTCCCCCTGAGTTTGTTTCAGAGGAAGGCTATTATTTCTCAAACCCGGTGAAGCATTGTATCGATGGTTCCTTTGCAGCTCGGTTGGTCAAAACCTCAAGTTATACAAGCTAA
- the LOC122027323 gene encoding probable E3 ubiquitin-protein ligase XERICO, with the protein MGLSSLPTPSESVLTLVLVNTALTISILKQLLRSLLRLRGPSPPPSEYAAGDDREPHSLTDRFRSRCRPIRFGLALGRRRAAERASDCRVCLACFEPDSMVNTLPCGHFFHKACLETWLDYQHATCPLCRTYVLPAEETAVGGSNSSFSWPWF; encoded by the coding sequence ATGGGGCTCTCCAGCCTGCCGACCCCATCGGAGAGCGTGCTCACTCTCGTGCTCGTCAACACCGCGCTCACTATCTCCATCCTCAAGCAGCTCCTCCGCTCCCTCCTCCGACTCCGTGGGCCGTCACCGCCGCCATCGGAGTACGCCGCCGGCGATGATCGCGAGCCGCACAGCCTGACCGATCGGTTCCGCAGCCGCTGCAGGCCGATTCGATTCGGCTTGGCCCTGGGTCGGAGGCGGGCAGCGGAGAGGGCATCCGACTGCCGGGTCTGTCTCGCCTGCTTCGAACCGGACTCGATGGTGAACACGCTTCCTTGCGGCCACTTCTTCCACAAAGCCTGCCTGGAAACGTGGCTCGACTACCAGCACGCAACGTGCCCACTCTGCAGGACCTACGTCCTCCCCGCCGAGGAGACTGCCGTTGGCGGCTCCAATTCCAGTTTCTCGTGGCCGTGGTTCTAG